The following are encoded together in the Nitrospinota bacterium genome:
- a CDS encoding class I SAM-dependent methyltransferase, with the protein MTADLAKNHDLQEKVLAENRRVHALEGESYLSRHPEQTNFFQTGILRKSIHQLCARLGNEESRILDLGCGTGYLYLKLLAEGYRMTGVDLSKEMVAGLKGKIPVASMSRSSLSVMAVEEFVETDVETYDAVVMSALLHHLYDYQSLVRKVCRKLPPGGLFWVFFEPLQQEITSPFRYLLHKRIARLDETAYQFEMKARRIPLFEEAYDLSDYQRRFGGIDPNGLIDVLQSEGLQIIDVEKYCSRRYGLPAFLATHLLGTQNTFNLLAQKRSIAD; encoded by the coding sequence ATGACCGCAGATCTGGCAAAAAACCATGACTTGCAGGAAAAAGTCCTTGCCGAAAACCGCCGCGTCCATGCACTGGAAGGAGAGTCTTATCTCTCCCGCCACCCGGAACAGACCAATTTTTTTCAAACCGGAATCTTAAGAAAATCCATCCATCAGTTATGCGCTCGATTGGGCAATGAGGAATCTCGCATCCTCGATCTGGGTTGTGGTACGGGATACCTCTATCTCAAACTGCTGGCCGAAGGGTATCGCATGACGGGGGTCGACCTTTCCAAGGAAATGGTCGCAGGCTTGAAGGGGAAAATTCCTGTCGCATCGATGAGCCGGTCGTCCCTTTCCGTCATGGCGGTGGAGGAGTTTGTCGAAACCGATGTGGAAACCTACGACGCTGTCGTCATGTCCGCCCTCCTGCATCATCTTTACGATTACCAGTCACTGGTCCGCAAAGTTTGCAGGAAGTTGCCGCCGGGCGGATTGTTCTGGGTCTTTTTTGAGCCGCTCCAGCAGGAGATAACATCCCCATTCCGATATCTTTTGCATAAAAGAATCGCTCGTTTAGACGAGACGGCGTACCAGTTTGAAATGAAAGCCCGCAGGATTCCGCTGTTTGAAGAGGCTTATGATTTGTCCGATTACCAGCGCCGCTTTGGAGGCATCGACCCCAACGGGTTGATAGACGTGTTGCAATCCGAAGGCTTGCAAATCATTGATGTAGAAAAGTACTGCTCGCGTCGTTACGGATTGCCTGCATTTCTGGCCACCCACCTGCTGGGCACGCAAAATACCTTCAATTTGCTGGCCCAAAAGAGAAGCATCGCCGATTAA